The Lysobacter capsici genome has a segment encoding these proteins:
- a CDS encoding efflux RND transporter permease subunit → MDFSKFFIDRPIFAAVLSIVIFAAGLIAIPILPISEYPEVIPPSVMVRTVYPGANPKVIAETVATPLEEAINGVEDMMYIKSVAGSDGVLAITVTFRPGTDPDDAAVRVQNRVSQALARLPEDVRRQGVTTQKQSPVFLMVVHLTSPNGKYDTLYLRNYARLHVKDQLARLSGVGDAQIFGGGDYAMRVWLDPDKVASRGLTAGDVLRAMREQNVQVSAGQLGAEPMPNSEFLTLINAKGRLQSEEEFGNIVVKSGEGGEIVRLSDVARLELGAGDYSLRSQLDGKNAVGIGIFQSPGANALDIQEQVIANMDRLSKSFPEGIKYEAVYDTTIFVRDSIKAVVTTLLEAILLVVLVVILFLQTWRASIIPLIAVPVSIVGTFSALYLLGFSINTLSLFGLVLAIGIVVDDAIVVVENVERNIEEGLSPLEAAHQAMKEVSGPIVAIALVLCAVFVPMAFLSGVTGQFYKQFAVTIAISTVISAINSLTLSPALAALLLKPHGAPKDAPTRLIDRLFGWLFRPFNRFFASSSEKYQKSISGILGKRGAVFVVYAVLLVATGFMFKIVPAGFIPLQDKLYLIAAVKLPEGSSIARTDVLLKKVTDIAGKIDGVQNTMAFPGLNAVQFTNTPNTGVAFLPLKPFSQRSRSAVEITAELNQKIGGFQEGFTFALMPPPILGLGNGAGYQMFIEDRSNLGYGALQNAVSAFQGTVMQTPGMGYANSTYQANVPQLDAEVDRVKAKAQGVPLTELFDTLQTYLGSAYVNDFNQFGRTWQVIAQADGSFRDSVEDIGNLRTRNERGEMVPIGSMVSIKQTFGPDPVLRYNGYPAADIAGDVDPRVMSSAQAMDVVRDVASKVLPHGMEIEWTDLSYQQDSQGNAALIVFPLAILLAFLVLAALYESWTLPLAVILIVPMCMLSALIGVKLTGGDNNVFVQVGLVVLMGLACKNAILIVEFARELELQGKGIVEAALESCRLRLRPIVMTSIAFIAGTVPLVLSHGAGAEIRSVTGITVFAGMLGVTLFGLFLTPVFYVALRKMAGTKLVSHGDHHNATEKVHA, encoded by the coding sequence ATGGACTTTTCCAAATTTTTCATCGATCGACCGATCTTCGCGGCGGTGCTGTCGATCGTGATCTTCGCCGCCGGCCTGATCGCGATACCGATCCTGCCGATCAGCGAATATCCCGAAGTCATCCCGCCGTCGGTGATGGTGCGCACGGTGTACCCGGGCGCCAACCCGAAGGTCATCGCCGAAACCGTCGCCACGCCGCTTGAAGAAGCGATCAACGGCGTCGAGGACATGATGTACATCAAGTCGGTCGCCGGTTCCGACGGTGTGCTGGCGATCACCGTCACCTTCCGCCCGGGCACCGACCCGGACGACGCGGCGGTGCGCGTGCAGAACCGGGTCAGCCAGGCGCTGGCGCGACTGCCCGAGGACGTGCGACGGCAAGGCGTGACCACCCAGAAGCAGTCGCCTGTCTTCCTGATGGTGGTGCATCTGACCTCGCCCAACGGCAAGTACGACACCTTGTACCTGCGCAACTACGCGCGACTGCACGTCAAGGATCAGCTCGCGCGCCTGTCGGGCGTCGGCGATGCGCAGATCTTCGGCGGCGGCGATTACGCGATGCGGGTGTGGCTGGATCCGGACAAGGTCGCCTCGCGCGGCCTGACCGCCGGCGACGTGCTGCGCGCCATGCGCGAGCAGAACGTGCAGGTCTCGGCCGGTCAGCTCGGCGCCGAGCCGATGCCCAACAGCGAGTTCCTGACCCTGATCAACGCCAAGGGTCGCCTGCAGAGCGAAGAAGAGTTCGGCAACATCGTGGTCAAGAGCGGCGAAGGCGGCGAGATCGTGCGCCTGTCCGACGTCGCGCGTCTGGAACTGGGCGCCGGCGACTACAGCCTGCGTTCGCAGCTCGACGGCAAGAACGCGGTCGGTATCGGTATCTTCCAGTCGCCCGGCGCCAACGCGCTGGACATCCAGGAACAGGTGATCGCCAACATGGATCGCCTGTCCAAGAGCTTCCCGGAAGGCATCAAGTACGAGGCGGTCTACGACACGACCATCTTCGTGCGCGACTCGATCAAGGCGGTGGTCACCACCTTGCTCGAAGCGATCCTGCTGGTGGTGCTGGTGGTGATCTTGTTCCTGCAGACCTGGCGCGCGTCGATCATTCCCCTGATCGCGGTGCCGGTCTCGATCGTCGGTACGTTCTCGGCGTTGTATCTGCTCGGTTTCTCGATCAACACCTTGAGCCTGTTCGGCCTGGTGCTGGCGATCGGCATCGTCGTCGACGACGCGATCGTGGTGGTGGAGAACGTCGAGCGCAACATCGAGGAAGGCCTGAGCCCGCTGGAAGCGGCGCACCAGGCGATGAAGGAAGTGTCCGGCCCGATCGTCGCGATCGCGTTGGTGTTGTGCGCGGTGTTCGTGCCGATGGCGTTCCTGTCGGGCGTGACCGGCCAGTTCTACAAGCAGTTCGCGGTGACCATCGCCATCTCCACGGTGATCTCGGCGATCAACTCGCTGACCCTGTCGCCGGCGTTGGCCGCGCTTTTGCTCAAGCCGCACGGCGCGCCGAAGGATGCGCCGACGCGTCTGATCGATCGTCTGTTCGGCTGGCTGTTCCGTCCGTTCAACCGCTTCTTCGCCTCCAGCTCCGAGAAGTACCAGAAATCGATCTCGGGCATCCTCGGCAAGCGCGGCGCGGTGTTCGTGGTGTATGCGGTGCTGCTGGTCGCCACCGGCTTCATGTTCAAGATCGTGCCGGCCGGCTTCATCCCGCTGCAGGACAAGCTGTACCTGATCGCCGCGGTGAAGTTGCCGGAAGGCTCGTCCATCGCCCGCACCGACGTGCTGCTCAAGAAGGTCACCGACATCGCCGGCAAGATCGACGGCGTGCAGAACACCATGGCCTTCCCGGGCTTGAACGCAGTGCAGTTCACCAACACGCCCAACACCGGCGTGGCGTTCCTGCCGCTCAAGCCGTTCAGTCAGCGTAGCCGCAGCGCGGTGGAAATCACCGCCGAGCTCAACCAGAAGATCGGCGGCTTCCAGGAAGGCTTCACCTTCGCGTTGATGCCGCCGCCGATTCTCGGCCTGGGCAACGGCGCGGGCTATCAGATGTTCATCGAAGACCGCAGCAACCTGGGTTACGGCGCGCTGCAGAACGCGGTCAGTGCGTTCCAGGGCACGGTCATGCAGACCCCGGGCATGGGCTACGCCAACAGCACCTATCAGGCCAACGTGCCGCAGCTCGACGCCGAAGTCGACCGCGTCAAGGCCAAGGCGCAGGGCGTGCCGCTGACCGAATTGTTCGACACCTTGCAGACTTATCTGGGTTCGGCCTACGTCAACGACTTCAACCAGTTCGGCCGCACCTGGCAGGTGATCGCCCAGGCCGACGGTTCGTTCCGCGACAGCGTCGAGGACATCGGCAACCTGCGTACCCGCAACGAACGCGGCGAGATGGTGCCGATCGGCTCGATGGTCAGCATCAAGCAGACCTTCGGTCCCGACCCGGTGCTGCGTTACAACGGCTATCCGGCCGCCGACATCGCCGGCGACGTGGATCCGCGCGTGATGTCCTCGGCTCAGGCCATGGACGTGGTCAGGGACGTGGCCAGCAAGGTGCTGCCGCACGGCATGGAAATCGAATGGACCGACCTGAGCTATCAGCAGGACAGCCAGGGCAATGCCGCGTTGATCGTGTTCCCGCTCGCCATCCTGCTCGCGTTCCTGGTGCTGGCGGCGCTGTACGAAAGCTGGACCCTGCCGCTGGCGGTGATCCTGATCGTGCCGATGTGCATGCTGTCGGCGCTGATCGGCGTCAAGCTGACCGGCGGCGACAACAACGTGTTCGTGCAGGTCGGTCTGGTGGTGCTGATGGGCCTGGCGTGCAAGAACGCCATCCTGATCGTCGAGTTCGCCCGCGAACTGGAACTGCAGGGCAAGGGCATCGTCGAAGCCGCGCTGGAATCGTGCCGCCTGCGTCTGCGTCCGATCGTGATGACCTCGATCGCCTTCATCGCGGGCACCGTGCCGCTGGTGCTGTCGCACGGCGCCGGCGCGGAAATCCGCTCGGTCACCGGCATCACCGTGTTCGCCGGCATGTTGGGCGTGACCTTGTTCGGTCTGTTCCTGACCCCGGTGTTCTACGTCGCCCTGCGCAAGATGGCCGGCACCAAGCTGGTCTCGCACGGCGACCACCACAACGCTACGGAGAAAGTCCATGCGTAA
- a CDS encoding efflux transporter outer membrane subunit: MRNFKLPAIAVLSLALAACAVGPDYVRPTLATPDAFARADAEAGTDGTAAPEPGAEFWRGFNDPLLTRLVEESLTANHDLRIALANYDRANALLRGAKFDRFPTITGSASGSDTRSSSDQMPGVSNNGRDNESYSAQANVSWELDLFGRVRRNVESERAETWASAADLQAMQVSIVGEVARSYVELRGLQERLRVARENAENQTETLRLVQARFDAGRGTEFDTSRARAQLEATLARVPNLEAQVAVTEHRLAVLTGQTPDALIAELDKAVALPSLPQRLDAATPGELLRRRPDVAAAEHRLHAATARIGVATADLFPRFTLSGLIGSQAIDTSALFERASETRLVALGIDWSFLDIGRVRSRIKAADASAEGELARYQQSVLLALEDTENALVRYARARVEDQHLERASQDSLKAAKLARVRYEAGATDLFEVLDAERTQLQAQDAFADGRTRSVTGAIALYKAMAGGWPDREPVREGVASK; encoded by the coding sequence ATGCGTAATTTCAAACTCCCCGCGATCGCCGTGCTGAGCCTCGCGCTGGCCGCCTGCGCCGTCGGTCCGGACTATGTCCGGCCGACCCTGGCCACGCCGGACGCGTTCGCCCGCGCCGATGCCGAAGCGGGCACTGACGGCACCGCCGCGCCGGAACCGGGCGCCGAGTTCTGGCGCGGGTTCAACGATCCGCTGCTGACCCGTCTGGTCGAGGAATCGCTGACCGCCAACCACGACCTGCGCATCGCCCTGGCCAACTACGACCGCGCCAATGCGCTGTTGCGCGGCGCCAAGTTCGATCGTTTCCCGACCATCACCGGCAGCGCGAGCGGCAGCGACACGCGTTCGAGCTCCGACCAAATGCCGGGCGTGTCCAACAACGGCCGCGACAACGAAAGCTACAGCGCACAGGCCAACGTGAGCTGGGAACTCGATCTGTTCGGCCGCGTGCGCCGCAACGTCGAGTCCGAGCGCGCCGAAACCTGGGCCAGCGCGGCCGACCTGCAGGCGATGCAGGTGTCGATCGTCGGCGAAGTGGCGCGCAGCTATGTCGAGCTGCGCGGCCTGCAGGAACGCCTGCGGGTCGCGCGCGAGAACGCCGAGAACCAGACCGAGACCCTGCGTCTGGTGCAGGCGCGCTTCGACGCCGGCCGCGGCACCGAGTTCGACACCTCGCGCGCGCGCGCGCAGCTCGAGGCGACCTTGGCCCGCGTGCCCAATCTGGAAGCGCAGGTCGCGGTCACCGAGCATCGCCTCGCGGTGCTGACCGGGCAGACGCCCGATGCGTTGATCGCCGAGCTCGACAAGGCGGTGGCGTTGCCGTCGCTGCCGCAGCGCCTCGACGCCGCCACCCCGGGCGAACTGCTGCGCCGTCGTCCCGACGTCGCCGCGGCCGAGCACCGCCTGCACGCGGCCACCGCGCGCATCGGCGTGGCCACCGCCGATCTGTTCCCGCGCTTCACCCTGAGCGGCCTGATCGGTTCGCAGGCGATCGACACCAGCGCCTTGTTCGAACGCGCCAGCGAAACCCGCCTGGTCGCGCTCGGCATCGACTGGTCGTTCCTCGACATCGGCCGGGTGCGTTCGCGCATCAAGGCGGCCGACGCGAGCGCCGAGGGCGAACTGGCGCGCTATCAGCAAAGCGTGTTACTGGCGCTGGAAGACACCGAGAACGCGCTGGTGCGCTACGCCCGCGCGCGGGTCGAAGACCAGCATCTGGAACGCGCCTCGCAGGACAGTCTGAAGGCCGCGAAACTCGCGCGCGTGCGCTACGAGGCCGGCGCGACGGATCTGTTCGAAGTGCTCGACGCCGAACGCACCCAACTGCAGGCGCAGGACGCCTTCGCCGACGGCCGCACCCGCAGCGTCACCGGCGCGATCGCGCTGTACAAGGCGATGGCCGGCGGCTGGCCGGACCGCGAGCCGGTGCGGGAGGGTGTGGCCAGCAAGTAG
- a CDS encoding ketosteroid isomerase-related protein — protein MKIDGTRSHDRATELVLSYYAAFNRADWDGMLATLGPQVVHDLNQGARETGVEAFAAFLQRMARHYREQLRDIVVMVSPDGTRAAAEYVVHGEYLVTDAGLPQARGQRYELPGGAFFEIRDGKIQRVTNYYNLEHWVAQVGA, from the coding sequence ATGAAGATCGACGGCACCCGCAGCCACGACCGCGCCACCGAACTGGTGCTGTCCTACTACGCCGCATTCAACCGCGCCGATTGGGACGGCATGCTCGCCACGCTCGGCCCGCAGGTCGTGCACGACCTCAATCAGGGCGCGCGCGAAACCGGCGTGGAGGCGTTCGCGGCGTTCCTGCAACGCATGGCGCGGCATTACCGCGAACAGTTGCGCGACATCGTGGTGATGGTGTCGCCCGATGGGACGCGCGCGGCCGCTGAGTATGTGGTCCATGGCGAATACCTGGTCACCGACGCCGGTCTGCCGCAAGCGCGCGGCCAACGCTATGAACTGCCCGGCGGCGCGTTCTTCGAGATTCGCGACGGCAAGATCCAGCGGGTCACCAATTACTACAACCTCGAGCATTGGGTGGCTCAGGTCGGGGCTTGA
- a CDS encoding MHYT domain-containing protein: MPHDPAIQCIHDPLLVILSYVVSVLGSFTALQLAIAIPNATSSAHRWRAVAAAGLAMGGGAIWAMHFIAMLACQMNVEVTYDLPITLGSAVVAVVSCMAGLAIAGTGLFNWGKLIIAGVLMGLGVTGMHYAGMSAMLMAADTVYNSTLVMASAGIAIVASIVALWLAFNLRGWGQMLGSALVMGVAVCGMHYTGMLAASFVPNEARASLVAGGVSGGYLGVGIFVVTTALLAAVLTISLLRQRQRSMVRI, translated from the coding sequence ATGCCGCACGATCCAGCCATTCAATGCATCCATGACCCGTTGCTGGTCATCCTGTCCTACGTCGTCTCGGTGCTGGGCTCGTTCACCGCCCTGCAGCTGGCGATCGCGATTCCGAACGCGACCAGTTCGGCGCATCGCTGGCGCGCGGTCGCCGCGGCCGGTCTGGCGATGGGCGGCGGCGCGATCTGGGCGATGCATTTCATCGCCATGCTCGCCTGCCAGATGAACGTGGAGGTGACCTACGACCTGCCGATCACGCTGGGCTCGGCGGTGGTCGCGGTGGTGTCGTGCATGGCCGGCCTGGCCATCGCCGGCACCGGCTTGTTCAACTGGGGCAAGCTGATCATCGCCGGCGTGCTGATGGGCCTGGGCGTGACCGGCATGCACTACGCCGGCATGTCGGCGATGCTGATGGCGGCCGACACGGTCTACAACAGCACCCTGGTGATGGCCTCGGCCGGGATCGCGATCGTCGCCTCGATCGTGGCGCTGTGGCTGGCCTTCAACCTGCGCGGCTGGGGCCAGATGCTCGGCAGCGCGCTGGTCATGGGCGTGGCGGTGTGCGGCATGCACTACACCGGCATGCTCGCGGCGAGTTTCGTGCCGAACGAGGCGCGCGCTTCGCTGGTCGCCGGCGGCGTCAGCGGCGGTTACCTGGGCGTGGGCATCTTCGTGGTCACCACCGCGCTGCTGGCGGCGGTGCTGACGATCAGCCTGCTGCGTCAGCGGCAGCGGTCGATGGTGCGGATCTGA
- a CDS encoding V4R domain-containing protein has product MVDVEFRVVSDRRDGLLLALGQVVIANGFTLLRQRMLNSEEGVVLVMVVRGPAEALLMLEERLGTHHLVQSFEASPYEPAPAAAPTPAPAARNGASTHAPAAAAPSANTAPASYAAPSAAATAAPIDTQRVETLLPQLARNYPNILLQLVALERELPPTQREATLRYIGQRVGAWVYKRDFALGGQLPLADSVRRIALPAMRQLVQAELHEDVLKVRNSPFCHRGETGECCHFLRGMLGGLLEGQHGADGVRVVESQCRNTGAESCRFEFEA; this is encoded by the coding sequence ATGGTGGATGTCGAATTTCGCGTGGTGTCCGATCGTCGCGATGGCTTGTTGCTCGCGCTCGGGCAAGTGGTCATCGCCAACGGTTTCACTCTGTTGCGTCAGCGCATGCTCAACAGCGAGGAAGGCGTGGTGCTGGTCATGGTCGTGCGCGGCCCGGCCGAAGCCTTGTTGATGCTCGAAGAACGTCTGGGCACCCACCATCTGGTGCAGAGTTTCGAAGCCTCGCCGTACGAACCGGCGCCCGCCGCCGCGCCGACCCCGGCTCCGGCCGCGCGCAACGGCGCGTCCACCCATGCCCCGGCCGCCGCCGCGCCGAGCGCGAACACCGCGCCGGCCTCGTACGCCGCGCCCTCCGCAGCCGCCACCGCCGCGCCGATCGATACCCAGCGGGTGGAAACCCTGCTGCCGCAACTGGCGCGCAACTACCCCAACATCCTGCTGCAGTTGGTCGCGCTCGAGCGCGAGCTGCCGCCGACCCAGCGCGAGGCGACCTTGCGTTATATCGGTCAGCGCGTCGGCGCCTGGGTCTACAAGCGCGACTTCGCCCTGGGCGGACAGCTGCCGCTGGCCGATTCGGTGCGCCGCATCGCGCTGCCGGCGATGCGCCAGCTGGTCCAGGCCGAACTGCACGAGGACGTGCTCAAGGTCCGCAACAGCCCCTTTTGCCATCGCGGCGAAACCGGCGAGTGCTGCCACTTCCTGCGCGGCATGCTCGGCGGTCTGCTCGAGGGCCAGCATGGCGCCGACGGCGTGCGCGTGGTCGAAAGCCAGTGCCGCAACACCGGCGCGGAAAGCTGCCGGTTCGAATTCGAAGCCTGA
- a CDS encoding pyridoxal-phosphate dependent enzyme codes for MNNLSAPHGVESASANPHTTSAEPVAPTYSDILAAAARIAPLAHATPVLRSRAIDELAGCELHFKCENLQRGGAFKFRGASNAVFSLSDEDVARGIVTQSSGNHGGAIALAARLRGATATVVAPHNTPQVKLAAIRAYGAQIVHCEPDQASRDATTAQVLAQTGGVLVHPFNDPRVIAGQGTATLELLASAPTLDAVIAPVSGGGLLSGTAIAAHGYNPAIEVYGAEPEGARDAHDSLREGRRITGRKPDTICDGLRAELGTLTFPILRSHLRDILLVDDPQVIAAMRLIWERMKLVVEPSGAVPLAVVLANRERFANRRIGLIVSGGNVDLDLIAQWFARA; via the coding sequence ATGAACAATCTCTCCGCTCCGCACGGCGTCGAGTCCGCCTCCGCCAACCCGCACACGACCTCGGCCGAGCCGGTCGCGCCGACCTATTCCGACATCCTCGCCGCGGCCGCGCGCATCGCGCCGCTCGCGCACGCCACGCCGGTGCTGCGCTCGCGCGCGATCGACGAGCTCGCCGGCTGCGAGCTGCACTTCAAATGCGAGAACCTGCAACGCGGCGGCGCGTTCAAGTTCCGCGGCGCCAGCAATGCGGTGTTCTCGTTGAGCGACGAGGACGTCGCGCGCGGCATCGTCACCCAGAGTTCGGGCAACCACGGCGGCGCGATCGCGCTGGCCGCGCGCCTGCGCGGCGCCACCGCGACCGTGGTCGCGCCGCACAACACGCCGCAGGTCAAGCTCGCCGCGATCCGCGCCTACGGCGCGCAAATCGTCCATTGCGAACCCGATCAGGCCTCGCGCGACGCGACCACCGCGCAGGTGCTGGCGCAGACCGGCGGCGTGCTGGTGCATCCGTTCAACGATCCGCGGGTGATCGCCGGCCAGGGCACCGCGACCCTGGAGCTGCTCGCCAGCGCGCCGACCCTGGACGCGGTGATCGCGCCGGTCAGCGGCGGCGGACTGCTGTCCGGCACGGCGATCGCCGCCCACGGCTACAACCCGGCGATCGAGGTCTACGGCGCCGAACCCGAAGGCGCGCGCGACGCCCACGACTCGCTGCGCGAAGGCCGCCGCATCACCGGCCGCAAGCCCGACACCATCTGCGACGGACTGCGCGCCGAACTGGGCACGCTCACCTTTCCTATCCTTCGCTCACATCTGCGCGACATTCTGTTGGTCGACGATCCGCAGGTGATCGCGGCGATGCGCTTGATCTGGGAGCGCATGAAGCTGGTGGTCGAGCCGTCCGGCGCGGTGCCGCTCGCGGTCGTGCTCGCCAATCGCGAACGATTCGCAAATCGTCGCATCGGTCTGATCGTGTCCGGCGGCAACGTCGATCTGGATCTGATCGCGCAATGGTTCGCGCGCGCATGA
- a CDS encoding ABC transporter permease, whose translation MNRALQWLPTIWREAIEELWRRRLRTLLTLLGLIFGVGAIVAMQAVGEGSRREALHLVESLGLNNLIAEAKPQDENTLRETRARSLGLSLADADAALAVVPGAERYAAEKPIRTHSVFSDNGRSDAQASGVSPDYFALSSLRIAKGRGLTDADDRALAAVAVLGHQAAADLFPGVDPVGRYLKVNHVWLEVIGVLADRDLSKDQFEGVQLGLESNRVYLPLASARARFKFQPQEDEIDRFLLRLRDPSQLATGARVLSTVLNQRHAGMADFRLVVPQQLFQQHQKTQRIFRVVMGAIAGVSLLVGGIGIMNIMLANVLERRREIGLLRALGARRRDVIAQFLREATVICVSGAALGLVFGIVLAYLIATFAGWQVAWAPIPVLLSALFCAAVGLAFGVYPARQAARLDPIAALRHD comes from the coding sequence ATGAACCGCGCGCTGCAGTGGTTGCCGACGATCTGGCGCGAAGCGATCGAGGAATTGTGGCGGCGGCGCCTGCGCACCCTGCTGACCTTGCTCGGGCTGATCTTTGGCGTCGGCGCGATCGTCGCGATGCAGGCGGTCGGCGAAGGCAGCCGGCGCGAAGCCTTGCATCTGGTCGAGAGCCTGGGCTTGAACAACCTGATCGCCGAGGCCAAGCCGCAAGACGAAAACACCTTGCGCGAAACCCGCGCGCGCAGCCTCGGCCTGAGCCTGGCCGACGCCGACGCCGCGCTGGCGGTGGTGCCCGGCGCGGAACGCTACGCCGCCGAGAAACCGATCCGCACCCACTCGGTGTTCAGCGACAACGGACGCAGCGACGCCCAGGCCAGCGGCGTGAGCCCGGACTATTTCGCCTTGTCGTCGCTGCGCATCGCCAAGGGCCGCGGCCTGACCGATGCCGACGATCGCGCGCTGGCCGCGGTCGCGGTGCTCGGGCATCAGGCCGCGGCCGATCTGTTTCCCGGCGTCGATCCGGTCGGTCGCTATCTGAAGGTCAATCACGTGTGGCTGGAAGTGATCGGCGTGCTCGCCGATCGCGACCTGAGCAAGGACCAGTTCGAAGGCGTGCAGCTCGGGCTGGAAAGCAATCGCGTGTATCTGCCGCTGGCGAGCGCGCGGGCGCGCTTCAAGTTCCAGCCGCAGGAGGACGAGATCGACCGCTTCCTGCTGCGGCTGCGCGATCCGTCGCAACTGGCGACCGGCGCGCGGGTGCTGTCGACCGTGCTCAACCAGCGCCACGCCGGCATGGCCGATTTCCGCCTGGTGGTGCCGCAACAGTTGTTCCAGCAGCATCAGAAGACCCAGCGCATCTTTCGCGTGGTGATGGGCGCGATCGCAGGCGTGAGCCTGCTGGTCGGCGGTATCGGCATCATGAACATCATGCTGGCCAACGTGCTCGAACGGCGCCGCGAGATCGGCCTGCTGCGCGCATTGGGCGCGCGCCGCCGCGACGTGATCGCGCAGTTCCTGCGCGAGGCGACGGTGATCTGCGTGTCCGGCGCCGCGCTGGGGCTGGTGTTCGGCATCGTGCTGGCCTATCTGATCGCGACCTTCGCCGGCTGGCAGGTGGCTTGGGCTCCGATTCCGGTGCTGCTGTCGGCGCTGTTCTGCGCGGCGGTCGGGCTGGCTTTCGGCGTGTATCCGGCGCGACAGGCGGCTAGGTTGGATCCGATCGCGGCGTTGCGGCATGACTGA
- a CDS encoding efflux RND transporter periplasmic adaptor subunit gives MTCRNTLRYGALLCLPAMLIACGGEVAPAATETVASAPLNLSVRGEGELKSAKSTPLNVPGRNWAARQVEWMLPEGSAVKKGDLIARFSAEQGKQELAQTLIDLQRNELARAAKQGELETAQSKVAVDLAQVAVQLGIAERYATADLSTMARNEVLDAVQDKRFLSEKRDTLQWQRGQAGVRGQAELGVLDAQRATFDITAKARQSDLDALELRAPNDGVLMLSTNWSGDKPNVGATLRAGFDYGSLPDASAMELELSLPQIEAQGIQVGNAVEMFPVGRPEQKIVSKLSWVASAAKVRSQESPVKYLTMKARIPAEAIARYKLVPGQRLQARVILFDAPALSVANVAIDSDNGKEYVRVRNGADFLRRPIELGVRGPARSQVLSGLRAGDEVLLAEPGVVAAITTPSEPGEDAAAGKPATADDAKPAPTQAGPAVRR, from the coding sequence ATGACTTGTCGAAACACCCTGCGTTACGGCGCGTTGCTGTGCCTGCCGGCGATGCTGATCGCCTGCGGCGGCGAAGTCGCGCCGGCGGCGACCGAAACCGTCGCCAGCGCGCCGCTGAATCTGAGCGTGCGCGGCGAAGGCGAACTCAAATCGGCCAAGTCGACCCCGCTCAACGTGCCCGGACGCAACTGGGCCGCGCGCCAGGTCGAATGGATGCTGCCCGAGGGCAGCGCGGTCAAGAAAGGCGATCTGATCGCGCGCTTCTCCGCCGAACAGGGCAAGCAGGAACTGGCCCAGACCCTGATCGACCTGCAGCGCAACGAACTGGCGCGCGCGGCCAAGCAGGGCGAACTGGAAACCGCACAGAGCAAGGTCGCGGTCGACCTGGCCCAGGTCGCGGTGCAACTGGGCATCGCCGAGCGCTACGCCACCGCCGACCTGAGCACGATGGCGCGCAACGAAGTGCTCGACGCGGTCCAGGACAAGCGCTTCCTCAGCGAGAAACGCGACACCCTGCAATGGCAGCGCGGCCAGGCCGGGGTGCGCGGCCAAGCCGAACTCGGCGTGCTCGACGCGCAGCGCGCGACCTTCGACATCACCGCCAAGGCGCGCCAGTCCGATCTGGACGCGCTGGAACTGCGCGCGCCCAACGACGGCGTGCTGATGCTGTCGACCAATTGGTCCGGCGACAAACCCAACGTCGGCGCGACCCTGCGCGCCGGCTTCGATTACGGCAGCCTGCCCGACGCGTCGGCGATGGAACTGGAACTGAGCCTGCCGCAGATCGAGGCGCAGGGCATCCAGGTCGGCAATGCGGTGGAGATGTTCCCGGTCGGCCGGCCCGAGCAGAAGATCGTCAGCAAGCTGTCGTGGGTGGCCAGCGCGGCCAAGGTGCGCAGCCAGGAAAGCCCGGTGAAGTATCTGACGATGAAGGCGCGCATTCCGGCCGAGGCGATCGCGCGCTACAAGCTGGTCCCGGGCCAGCGTCTGCAGGCGCGGGTGATCTTGTTCGACGCGCCGGCGCTGAGCGTGGCCAACGTGGCGATCGACAGCGACAACGGCAAGGAGTACGTGCGGGTGCGCAACGGCGCCGATTTCCTGCGCCGCCCGATCGAACTGGGCGTGCGCGGACCGGCGCGCTCGCAGGTGCTGTCGGGCCTGCGCGCGGGCGATGAAGTGCTGTTGGCCGAGCCCGGCGTGGTCGCCGCGATCACCACGCCGAGCGAACCGGGCGAGGACGCGGCTGCGGGCAAACCGGCGACGGCCGACGACGCCAAGCCCGCTCCCACCCAAGCCGGCCCGGCGGTGCGCCGATGA